In Pseudomonas sp. PDNC002, the DNA window GAAGAACAGTGCCGCGAGCTGGCCGGCTGGATCAGCGACGTGCTGGACCACCTGGGCGACGCCGACGTGGAGGCCAAGGTGGCTACCCAGGTCGCCGGGCTGTGCGCGGACTTCCCGGTCTACCGTTGACGAACTTCCTTCTCCCTCTGGGAGAAGGTGCCCGAAGGGCGGATGAGGGAGAGCAAACCCCTCACCCCAGCCCTCTCCCCAGGGGAGAGGGGGAAGAGATCAGGAGCACCCCATGCAACGCTACTCCGGCTTCGGCCTGTTCAAGCACTCCCTGAGCCACCACGAGAACTGGCAGCGCATGTGGCGCACGCCCACGCCCAAGCCGGTGTATGACGTGGTCATCGTCGGCGGTGGCGGGCACGGCCTGGCGACCGCCTACTACCTGGCCAAGGAGCACGGCATCACCAACGTCGCGGTGATCGAGAAGGGCTGGCTGGGCGGCGGCAACACCGCGCGCAACACCACCATCGTGCGCTCCAACTACCTGTGGGACGAGTCGGCGCTGCTCTACGAACACGCGATGAAGCTGTGGGAAGGCCTGTCCCAGGACCTGAACTACAACGTCATGTTCTCCCAGCGCGGCGTCTACAACCTCTGCCACACCCTGCAGGACATGCGCGACGGCGAACGCCGCGTCAGCGCCAACCGCCTCAACGGCGTGGACGGCGAGCTGCTCAACGCCCAGCAGGTGGCCGAAGAGATTCCCTACCTGAACTGCACCAAGAGCGCCCGCTACCCGGTCATGGGCTCCACCGTGCAGCGCCGTGGCGGCGTGGCCCGTCACGATGCCGTGGCCTGGGGCTTCGCCCGTGCCGCCGACGCCCTGGGTGTGGACCTAATCCAACAGACTGAAGTGATCGGCTTCCGCAAGCAGGACGGCGCGGTGATCGGTGTCGAGACCAACCGCGGCTTCATCGGCGCCAAGCGCGTCGGCGTGGTCACCGCCGGCAACTCCGGGCACATGGCGATGCTCGCCGGCTTCCGCCTGCCGATCGAATCCCACCCGTTGCAGGCGCTGGTCTCCGAGCCGCTGAAACCCATCATCGACAGCGTGATCATGTCCAACGCCGTGCACGGCTACATCAGCCAGTCGGACAAGGGCGACCTGGTCATCGGCGCCGGCATCGACGGCTACAACGGCTACGGCCAGCGCGGCTCCTACCCGGTGATCGAGCACACCCTGCAGGCCATCGTCGAGATGTTCCCGGTGCTGTCCCGCGTGCGCATGAACCGCCAGTGGGGCGGCATCGTCGACACCACCCCGGACGCCTGCCCGATCATCGGCAAAACCCCGGTGAAGAACCTGTTCTTCAACTGCGGCTGGGGCACCGGCGGCTTCAAGGCCACCCCTGGCTCGGGCAACGTCTTCGCCGCCACCCTGGCCAAGGGCGAGCCGCATCCGCTGGCCGCGCCTTTCTCCATCGAACGCTTCCACACCGGCGCACTGATCGACGAACACGGCGCCGCCGCCGTCGCGCATTAACAGCCGCCCAAAGGGCGAAATCTGATGGCCCTCTCCCTTCAGGGAGAGGGTGCCCGTAGGGCGGGAGAGGGTGTTTCAGGCGCGAGCCAGCCCTTGACCGAAACGAAACAGCCGGGAGAGCGCCCCTCTCCCCAGCCCTGGCTACGCGCCCCGCTCCG includes these proteins:
- a CDS encoding sarcosine oxidase subunit beta is translated as MQRYSGFGLFKHSLSHHENWQRMWRTPTPKPVYDVVIVGGGGHGLATAYYLAKEHGITNVAVIEKGWLGGGNTARNTTIVRSNYLWDESALLYEHAMKLWEGLSQDLNYNVMFSQRGVYNLCHTLQDMRDGERRVSANRLNGVDGELLNAQQVAEEIPYLNCTKSARYPVMGSTVQRRGGVARHDAVAWGFARAADALGVDLIQQTEVIGFRKQDGAVIGVETNRGFIGAKRVGVVTAGNSGHMAMLAGFRLPIESHPLQALVSEPLKPIIDSVIMSNAVHGYISQSDKGDLVIGAGIDGYNGYGQRGSYPVIEHTLQAIVEMFPVLSRVRMNRQWGGIVDTTPDACPIIGKTPVKNLFFNCGWGTGGFKATPGSGNVFAATLAKGEPHPLAAPFSIERFHTGALIDEHGAAAVAH